The genomic interval GCAAACTCTTCCACATCGACCACCTTGCGCCCGCGGTAGTAGCCGCACGAGGGGCAGGCATGGTGCCGCAGCTTCATGTTGCCACAGTTGGGGCATTCCATCAGAGGCAATGGCTTCTCCACCAGCCGCCGGTAGTAAACGGCCCGACGCTTCCGTGTGCGCGACTTCGAGTGTCTCCGTTTCGGGTTGGCCATGGCTGTATGCGAATGGTTTTATGTTGTCAGAGATTTCGAAGTTTTTTCAGGGCTTCCCAGCGCGGATCGATCGGGGGCTCCTCGGGTTCCGGCTCCTCCGGCGCGCCAAATTGCGTCGGAATCGGGATCGACTCGGCGCCCGGTTTCACCTTGCGCATGGGGATCGCCAGCAGCAACGTATCCCGCACCACATCCGTCAGGTCCACGAACCGATCCGCCGTACGCAGCTCGCGAACCTCCTCCACATCATCCCGGCTTACGGCCGCCCCCGGAGGCGCATAGAACAGCGAATAGGTCCCCTCGACGGGCTGCTTGAACAGCTCCAGCGTGCGGTCGCACTCCAGCGTCGCCGTAGCGCCGGCCCAGAGCTGCACCAGCAACCGCCCGTTTTCATAGGTAAGCCCCAGCTCCACGCGGATGTCCTCGAACACGCCGGGGTCCAGATCCAGTGCCTCCGCCGAGGGCGTCAGCGCCATTCGCTGAAACCCCTCGCGCAGGGCGGCCAGCTCAATCCGCACCATGATCCGTTCCGCTCCGGTTCATCCCGATAAACAGCCGCAAATCAACGAGACGAGCCCGTGGGAGTTCCGCTTCAGCGCAGCAGCCAGGCCCACAGCGCATAGAGTCCCGAGCCCAGCAACAACAGGATCATCAGCCAGGCAACCGCCCGGTGCACCGGCGAGGTGGTCGGAAACTCGTAGCCGCAGTAGGGACAGACCTCGGCTTCCTCTTCGACCGGCAGGGCGCACGACGGACACTCCCGCATCGGCACGTTCGTTCGGTTTCAGTCAATCTTCTTCTCCAGGGGTCAACCCGAAAGGCGACCGGCAGGTTCAAGCGCCCTCGCCTGCTAAACACCAGGGTTCAGCATCGTGAAAATGTCCGGGACGTCTTGCAGTTCAGCCCGACATGCCGTAGCATTTGAGCGGGGTTTACGCTGGGGTAACATGCCCCCTTTCCACCACCCAGGCATTGTGGATAACCTGTGGAAAATTTACAGACCTGACCTGATTATTGGCCGCATCCTGCACCGCCGTCCTCTTCCTGTGGACGGCGTGTGCATTTTAATCAGAAAATAACGCGACAAAACTTGAAAAACAAAAGACTTGCGCAAAAA from Rhodothermus marinus carries:
- the rpmF gene encoding 50S ribosomal protein L32, whose amino-acid sequence is MANPKRRHSKSRTRKRRAVYYRRLVEKPLPLMECPNCGNMKLRHHACPSCGYYRGRKVVDVEEFA
- a CDS encoding YceD family protein; the encoded protein is MVRIELAALREGFQRMALTPSAEALDLDPGVFEDIRVELGLTYENGRLLVQLWAGATATLECDRTLELFKQPVEGTYSLFYAPPGAAVSRDDVEEVRELRTADRFVDLTDVVRDTLLLAIPMRKVKPGAESIPIPTQFGAPEEPEPEEPPIDPRWEALKKLRNL
- a CDS encoding zinc ribbon domain-containing protein, which codes for MRECPSCALPVEEEAEVCPYCGYEFPTTSPVHRAVAWLMILLLLGSGLYALWAWLLR